One segment of Anopheles stephensi strain Indian chromosome 3, UCI_ANSTEP_V1.0, whole genome shotgun sequence DNA contains the following:
- the LOC118512496 gene encoding uncharacterized protein LOC118512496: protein MKHFIAVVVLCLTVAQLSEAGRPVSTEVVQKLKELEPVYKQLQDKVINEVAGAKLTTASRTDAFYKGVIADKESSLAQSIQLEDDMVYQLNGQAPSADSSCVQMLRSLTELNMNVAGVGYTNCVNKVEAGVNAELDKVYKLLQVDESELFDISLLDVFQGENIIVDPAKIISKLTEKKTEIDGISLSFVSDINAAVNAYASRLGDLQNEYKSCLLTNESLLKGSFENSKLQLVQICLGSIVP from the exons ATGAAGCATTTTATCGCGGTGGTCGTATTGTGTCTGACAGTGGCTCAG CTCTCGGAAGCCGGACGTCCCGTTTCGACGGAAGTCGTGCAAAAGCTGAAGGAACTCGAGCCAGTGTACAAGCAGCTGCAGGATAAGGTGATCAACGAGGTTGCTGGGGCGAAGTTGACCACCGCCAGTCGTACCGACGCATTCTACAAAGGTGTGATTGCCGATAAGGAAAGCTCTCTGGCACAATCCATTCAGCTTGAGGATGATATGGTCTATCAGCTGAACGGACAAGCACCGTCGGCCGATTCCTCCTGCGTGCAAATGCTCCGTAGTCTGACTGAGCTCAACATGAATGTGGCTGGCGTTGGCTACACGAACTGTGTCAACAAGGTGGAGGCCGGAGTGAACGCCGAGTTGGACAAGGTGTACAAGCTGCTGCAGGTTGACGAGTCGGAGCTGTTCGATATCAGCCTGCTGGACGTGTTCCAGGGCGAGAACATCATCGTGGATCCGGCGAAGATCATCAGCAAGCTGACCGAGAAGAAAACCGAGATCGATGGAATTTCGCTGAGCTTCGTCTCCGACATTAATGCTGCCGTCAACGCATACGCTTCCCGTCTGGGTGATCTGCAGAACGAATACAAATCCTGCCTACTGACCAACGAGTCCCTGCTGAAGGGATCCTTCGAAAACAGCAAGCTTCAGCTGGTTCAAATTTGCTTGGGATCAATTGTCCCGTAA
- the LOC118512493 gene encoding uncharacterized protein LOC118512493 isoform X1, which translates to MKSLALVTLFGICYCFNNILAVEAGRLASMKVVERLKEIEPKHAEIKYRIINFVYSAKYNLVQKTDQFYKQLFVAKEGSLDIAIDLEDELLYQLDHQPASVDRSCLSFLKTIVENNMNVAGVGYTNCVNDVERGIEKELQRAQQLLEVDESEIFYQSLLDVFEGENIIAGPDAVMVKLKGKADEIDAFASDYFSGIFGIVEQFSSRLWDLRNGYQSCLNVNESILKATSDASKSQLTSICLGSIVN; encoded by the exons ATGAAGTCTTTAGCGTTGGTTACTCTCTTTGGgatttgttattgttttaacaAT ATTCTGGCAGTCGAAGCAGGTCGCTTGGCGTCGATGAAGGTGGTCGAGCGTCTGAAAGAGATTGAACCGAAACATGCCGAAATTAAGTATCGCATCATTAACTTCGTGTACTCGGCGAAGTACAACTTGGTGCAAAAGACGGACCAGTTCTACAAGCAGCTGTTTGTCGCCAAGGAAGGCTCGCTCGACATTGCGATAGACCTCGAGGATGAGCTGCTATATCAGCTCGATCATCAACCGGCTTCGGTGGATCGCAGTTGTCTTAGCTTCCTGAAAACAATTGTGGAAAACAACATGAACGTGGCCGGTGTGGGATACACGAACTGTGTTAACGATGTGGAACGGGGTATAGAGAAGGAGCTGCAGCGTGCCCAACAGTTGCTCGAGGTCGATGAGTCGGAAATATTCTACCAGAGTCTGTTGGACGTTTTCGAGGGTGAGAATATTATTGCGGGACCTGATGCAGTCATGGTAAAGCTGAAGGGCAAGGCTGACGAAATTGATGCCTTTGCCAGTGATTACTTTTCGGGCATATTTGGGATTGTGGAACAGTTTTCCTCCAGGCTGTGGGATTTGCGAAATGGCTATCAATCGTGCTTGAACGTTAACGAGTCCATACTGAAGGCAACATCCGATGCGTCCAAAAGTCAGTTGACAAGCATCTGTTTAGGGTCGATTGTTAACTGA
- the LOC118512492 gene encoding lysosomal alpha-mannosidase-like has product MENRNKLFLLLMVLQCLLVGTGANPTGSKQSFFGRHPAQCGYEGCPRVKENMLNVHLVAHTHDDVGWLKTVDQYYYGSRSSIQKAGVQYILDSVIQELLKDVTRRFIFVESAFMQKWYLEQTEEMRETVKNLVNEGRLEFIGGAWSMNDEASVHYQSVIDQFTWGLRFLNDTFGECGRPKAGWQIDPFGHSREQGSLFVQMGYDGLFQGRLDFQDKSNRIAQQTMEMMWKTSDSLENSELFTSGLYYIYAPPPGFCFDVLCNDDPFIDGPYSKDNNVKEKVDLFLDTVHNMSKTFLTNNIILTMGEDFHYQDANMWFKNLDKLIRYTNARQAEGSLVNVFYSTPSCYLKAVHDAQVEWPTKSDDFFPYASDPTAFWTGYFTSRPTQKRYEREGNHFLQVCKQLSAIAPTKEDYYEAHLTALRDVMGVMQHHDAITGTEKQHVADDYARMLYEGFEACSANIRSVLNQLSGYREDGKFDWSYCKQANISACATTENADNTVVLLYNPLGYGSNDYVRLPVKDGQYSVLNDRGQTVPSTLVPIPSSVIELPFRESEATHELVFQGEQVPPVGYKTYYVSKEESRDSSSAEMRQEDNVSIGNEHVSVNFDENGLMSSITVHGETHSLKQNFLYYDGALGNNEEFRNRSSGAYIFRPNGTEKTVTDVVEIQVVKSDLVQEMHQIFNEWISQVIRVYAGQEHVELEWLVGPIPIDDGVGKEIISRFESDIKSDGVFWTDSNGREMLRRVRNHRETWELDLAEPIPGNYYPVTTKIVIEDEHKRLSLLNDRAQGGSSLVDGQLELMVHRRLLRDDRFGVGEALNETQFNTGLIARGKHYLVFGSSHIGSTPTQAAKERFLQNKVHLPSWVFVAPSDDFPYDQDRNDFRHSFTFLATSLPPNVHLLTMEPWKEDGVLVRFEHLFAVNEDPQHSLPVQIDLQGLFADVNVVSLRETTLAGNQWKEDSKRMSYGLGRKEQIETPQKNNNDQFLIELKPMEIRTFVAHFARK; this is encoded by the exons ATGGAAAACAGGAACAAGCTATTCCtgttgctgatggtgctgcaATGTTTGCTCGTCGGCACCGGGGCAAACCCAACCGGTTCTAAGCAATCCTTCTTCGGTCGGCATCCGGCCCAGTGTGGCTATGAG GGTTGCCCGAGGGTGAAGGAAAACATGCTGAATGTGCACCTGGTTGCTCATACGCACGATGACGTTGGGTGGCTTAAAACTGTTGACCAATACTACTACGGAA GTAGAAGTAGCATTCAGAAGGCGGGCGTCCAGTACATCCTCGATTCAGTCATACAAGAGCTGCTGAAGGACGTCACGCGTAGGTTCATCTTTGTGGAATCTGCTTTCATGCAAAAATGGTACCTGGAGCAGACCGAGGAGATGCGAGAAACCGTGAAGAATCTAGTTAATGAAGGACGACTAGAATTCATCGGTGGTGCGTGGAGCATGAACGATGAAGCCTCGGTGCATTATCAGAGTGTTATCGATCAGTTTACCTGGGGGTTACGGTTTTTGAACGATACCTTCGGAGAGTGTGGACGTCCGAAGGCAGGCTGGCAGATTGATCCGTTCGGTCATTCTCGCGAGCAAGGCTCACTGTTCGTTCAGATGGGTTATGATGGATTGTTCCAGGGACGGTTAGATTTTCAGGACAAGAGCAACCGGATCGCTCAGCAAACGATGGAGATGATGTGGAAAACGAGCGATAGTCTGGAGAATAGTGAGCTGTTCACTAGTGGACTGTACTACATCTATGCTCCACCGCCTGGTTTTTGCTTTGATGTGCTGTGCAACGATGATCCGTTCATTGATGGGCCTTACTCGAAGGATAACAACGTCAAGGAGAAG GTGGATCTATTTCTGGACACTGTCCACAACATGTCAAAAACGTTCTTGACGAACAACATCATCCTAACGATGGGTGAAGATTTCCATTACCAGGATGCCAACATGTGGTTCAAGAATTTAGACAAACTGATCAG GTACACAAACGCACGTCAAGCGGAAGGATCACTGGTGAATGTGTTCTATTCTACTCCTTCCTGCTATCTGAAGGCAGTTCATGATGCACAGGTTGAGTGGCCCACCAAGTCTGACGATTTCTTCCCGTACGCTTCCGATCCTACTGCCTTCTGGACCGGTTACTTCACCTCTCGACCCACCCAGAAGCGTTACGAGCGCGAGGGAAACCATTTCCTGCAGGTATGCAAACAACTGTCGGCCATTGCTCCAACGAAGGAAGACTATTACGAGGCGCATCTAACTGCCCTGCGTGATGTGATGGGAGTGATGCAGCATCATGACGCGATCACCGGTACTGAGAAGCAACATGTAGCGGACGACTATGCTCGCATGCTGTACGAAGGATTTGAGGCTTGCAGTGCCAATATCCGATCGGTTCTGAATCAACTGTCTGGATATCGCGAGGACGGCAAGTTCGATTGGAGCTACTGTAAGCAGGCAAACATCAGTGCTTGTGCAACGACCGAGAATGCGGACAATACGGTGGTGTTGTTGTACAATCCTCTCGGATACGGCTCGAACGACTATGTACGACTGCCGGTAAAGGATGGTCAGTATTCGGTACTAAACGATCGCGGACAGACGGTTCCATCAACGTTGGTTCCGATCCCGAGCTCTGTGATCGAACTTCCGTTCCGCGAAAGCGAGGCTACTCATGAACTTGTGTTCCAGGGTGAGCAAGTCCCTCCAGTAGGCTACAAGACGTACTATGTCTCCAAGGAGGAGTCTCGGGACTCGTCCTCTGCAGAAATGCGCCAGGAGGATAATGTGAGCATTGGAAACGAGCATGTTTCGGTCAATTTCGATGAGAACGGATTAATGAGCTCGATCACTGTTCACGGAGAGACGCACTCCCTCAAGCAAAACTTCTTGTACTACGATGGAGCTCTTGGAAACAATGAGGAGTTCCGCAACCGATCTTCCGGAGCGTACATCTTCCGGCCAAACGGAACCGAAAAGACCGTAACGGATGTGGTTGAGATTCAGGTGGTGAAGAGCGACCTTGTCCAGGAAATGCATCAGATATTCAACGAGTGGATCAGTCAGGTGATTCGAGTGTATGCAGGCCAGGAGCACGTTGAGTTGGAATGGTTGGTAGGACCAATCCCGATCGATGATGGTGTAGGCAAGGAAATCATATCTCGATTTGAGTCAGACATCAAGAGCGATGGTGTGTTCTGGACGGACTCAAACGGACGAGAAATGCTTCGTCGGGTCCGAAACCACCGCGAAACATGGGAGCTAGATTTGGCAGAACCGATCCCTGGTAACTACTATCCAGTGACAACCAAAATCGTCATTGAAGATGAACATAAGCGCCTGAGCTTGCTGAACGATCGTGCCCAGGGTGGATCCAGCCTGGTTGATGGTCAGCTCGAACTTATGGTACATCGTCGGCTACTTCGAGATGATCGGTTCggtgttggagaagctctGAATGAAACTCAATTTAATACCGGCCTTATTGCACGAGGAAAGCACTACCTAGTGTTTGGTTCTTCACACATTGGCTCTACTCCAACACAAGCGGCCAAAGAACGGTTCCTGCAGAACAAGGTCCATCTACCATCGTGGGTATTTGTGGCCCCATCGGATGACTTCCCTTACGATCAGGATCGTAATGACTTTAGGCACAGCTTCACATTCCTGGCCACTTCTTTGCCTCCCAACGTCCATCTGCTTACGATGGAACCTTGGAAAGAGGATGGCGTTTTGGTACGATTTGAACATTTGTTCGCAGTGAACGAGGATCCACAGCATTCGCTGCCGGTGCAGATCGATCTGCAGGGTTTGTTTGCTGATGTAAATGTTGTTAGTCTGCGTGAAACTACCCTGGCGGGTAATCAGTGGAAAGAGGACTCAAAGCGTATGAGCTATGGACTAGGACGAAAAGAACAAATCGAAACGCCACAGAAAAATAATAACGATCAATTCCTGATCGAACTGAAACCGATGGAGATCAGAACTTTTGTAGCTCATTTTGCGAGGAAATGA
- the LOC118512497 gene encoding ATP-dependent RNA helicase vasa: MSDDWEECDEGRSFDQANFNDVSESVANGDTGNGFGESSNGFGDYESNNGFHNEGTNGYGSYENGDDVGGYGGRGRGGGGGRGRGGRGGGRGRGGGRGRGGGGFGYGDDRPPYSGNDPSMDQVKSDKPKSLYIPPLPTEDESLIFGSGISSGINFEKFDDIEVRVSGENPPNQVDSFETSGLREEVMTNVRKSKYTKPTPIQRYAIPIILAGRDLMACAQTGSGKTAAFMLPMIHNLLDLEDGLELRTRNPYIVIVAPTRELAIQIHDEGRKFAHGTKLKVCVSYGGTAVHHQLQLLRGGCHILVGTPGRLQDFIDRGHISMENVKFMVLDEADRMLDMGFLPAIEKLMGHPTMPDKTNRQTLMFSATFPAEIQELAGKFLNSYICVFVGIVGGACSDVEQTIHQVEKFKKRKKLEEILNEGNPKGTLVFVETKRNADYLASLMSETQFPTTSIHGDRLQREREMALDDFKFGRMDVLIATSVAARGLDIKNVSHVINYDLPKSIDDYVHRIGRTGRVGNKGRATSFYDPEADQAMASDLVKILTQAGQPVPDFLKDAGGSGSYMRSSQFGGRDIRDSHGSRVDAQPAALEPEEAWD, translated from the exons ATGAGTGACGATTGGGAAGAG TGTGACGAGGGACGAAGCTTCGATCAGGCTAATTTCAACGATGTGAGCGAAAGCGTTGCCAATGGCGATACGGGCAACGGGTTTGGCGAATCGAGCAACGGGTTCGGCGATTACGAGTCGAACAATGGTTTCCACAATGAAG GCACAAACGGGTACGGTAGCTACGAGAATGGCGACGATGTAGGAGGCTACGGTGGacgtggtcgtggtggtggtggcggccgTGGCCGTGGTGGACGAGGCGGTGGTCGCGGCCGTGGAGGTGGTCGTGGCCGTGGAGGTGGTGGCTTTGGCTATGGGGACGATCGTCCACCGTACTCCGGCAACGATCCCAGCATGGACCAGGTGAAGTCGGACAAACCCAAGAGCCTGTACATCCCGCCGCTACCCACTGAGGACGAATCGTTGATCTTTGGGTCGGGCATTAGTTCGGGCATCAACTTTGAAAAGTTCGACGACATCGAGGTGCGCGTTTCGGGCGAAAATCCACCGAACCAGGTGGACAGCTTCGAAACGTCCGGACTGCGGGAAGAGGTGATGACGAACGTGCGCAAGTCGAAGTACACGAAGCCGACACCCATCCAGCGCTACGCCATCCCCATCATCCTGGCCGGGCGCGATCTGATGGCCTGCGCACAGACCGGTTCGGGCAAAACGGCTGCCTTCATGCTGCCCATGATCCACAACCTGCTCGATCTGGAGGACGGGCTGGAGCTACGTACGCGCAATCCGTACATCGTCATTGTGGCTCCGACCCGCGAGCTTGCCATTCAGATCCACGACGAAGGGCGTAAATTTGCACACGGAACCAAgctgaaggtgtgtgtgtcataCGGAGGGACGGCAGTACATCACCAGCTGCAGCTGTTGCGCGGCGGATGCCACATCTTGGTCGGTACACCCGGTCGATTGCAGGACTTCATTGACCGCGGGCACATAAGCATGGAGAATGTGAAATTTATGGTGCTCGACGAAGCTGATCGGATGCTGGACATGGGTTTCCTGCCGGCGATCGAGAAGTTGATGGGCCACCCGACGATGCCGGACAAAACGAACCGGCAGACGCTGATGTTTTCGGCCACGTTCCCGGCCGAAATTCAGGAATTGGCGGGCAAATTTTTGAACAGCTACATTTGCGTGTTCGTCGGAATCGTGGGCGGTGCCTGTTCCGATGTGGAGCAAACCATCCATCAGGTGGAGAAGTTTAAGAAGCGCAAAAAGCTGGAAGAGATCCTGAACGAAGGTAACCCGAAGGGTACGCTGGTGTTTGTGGAGACGAAGCGGAACGCCGACTATCTGGCGTCGCTCATGTCCGAGACCCAGTTCCCGACCACCTCCATCCACGGCGATCGATTGCAGCGGGAACGGGAAATGGCGCTGGACGACTTCAAGTTTGGGCGGATGGATGTGCTGATTGCGACATCGGTAGCTGCCCGCGGGCTAGACATTAAGAATGTGTCCCACGTCATTAACTACGATCTGCCAAAGAGCATTGACGATTACGTGCACCGTATCGGGCGTACCGGTCGCGTCGGAAACAAGGGACGAGCGACCAGCTTTTACGACCCGGAGGCGGACCAGGCCATGGCGAGCGATCTGGTGAAGATACTTACGCAGGCCGGGCAACCGGTGCCGGACTTTCTGAAGGATGCTGGCGGTTCAGGCTCGTACATGAGATCGTCACAGTTCGGTGGCAGGGACATTCGCGATTCGCATGGTTCACGCGTTGACGCGCAGCCGGCTGCATTGGAACCGGAGGAAGCGTGGGACTAA
- the LOC118512495 gene encoding uncharacterized protein LOC118512495, whose amino-acid sequence MKHFIAVVVLCLTVAQLSEAGRPVSTEVVQKLKELEPVYKQLQDKVINEVAGAKLTTASRTDAFYKGVIADKESSLAQSIQLEDDMVYQLNGQAPSADSSCVQMLRSLTELNMNVAGVGYTNCVNKVEAGVNAELDKVYKLLQVDESELFDISLLDVFQGENIIVDPAKIISKLSEKKTEIDGISLSFVSDINAAVNAYASRLGDLQNEYKSCLLTNESLLKGSFENSKLQLVQICLGSIVQ is encoded by the exons ATGAAGCATTTTATCGCGGTGGTCGTATTGTGTCTGACAGTGGCTCAG CTCTCGGAAGCCGGACGTCCCGTTTCGACGGAAGTCGTGCAAAAGCTGAAGGAACTCGAGCCAGTGTACAAGCAGCTGCAGGATAAGGTGATCAACGAGGTTGCTGGGGCGAAGTTGACCACCGCCAGTCGTACCGACGCATTCTACAAAGGTGTGATTGCCGATAAGGAAAGCTCTCTGGCACAATCCATTCAGCTTGAGGATGATATGGTCTATCAGCTGAACGGACAAGCACCGTCGGCCGATTCCTCCTGCGTGCAAATGCTCCGTAGTCTGACTGAGCTCAACATGAATGTGGCTGGCGTTGGCTACACGAACTGTGTCAACAAGGTGGAGGCCGGCGTGAACGCCGAGTTGGACAAGGTGTACAAGCTGCTGCAGGTTGACGAGTCGGAGCTGTTCGATATCAGCCTGCTGGACGTGTTCCAGGGCGAGAACATCATCGTGGATCCGGCGAAGATCATCAGCAAGCTGAGCGAGAAGAAAACCGAGATCGATGGCATTTCGCTGAGCTTCGTCTCCGACATTAATGCTGCCGTCAACGCATACGCTTCCCGTCTGGGCGATCTGCAGAACGAATACAAATCCTGCCTACTGACCAACGAGTCCCTGCTGAAGGGATCCTTCGAAAACAGCAAGCTTCAGCTGGTTCAAATTTGCTTGGGATCAATTGTCCAATAA
- the LOC118512491 gene encoding lysosomal alpha-mannosidase-like has product MASRCLVLALLIVCGAIFAVNANPTWQKHAHRKQNGCGYEGCPAPKDGMINVHLVPHSHDDVGWLKTVDQYYYGSRNNIQKAGVQYILDSVVHELLKDPNRRFIYVESAFFQKWYLEQTPEMQRQVHMLVEEGRLEFVGGAWSMNDEAAVHYHSVVDQFTWGLRFLNDTFGECGRPRIGWQIDPFGHSREQASLFAQMGYDGLFFARLDYQDKNNRMQTKTPEMVWYTSNSLEENELFTSVLYNHYSAPPGYCFDVLCNDDPMIDDQQSTDYNIKAKIDTFITWLEKMAESYRTNNLILTMGDDFNYMNAVMNFKNMDKLIKYTNARQSEGSKINAFYSTPSCYVKAVHEAGVELPTKSDDFFPYESDYHSFWTGYYTSRPTQKRYEREGNHFLQVCKQLSAIAPTKEDYYEAHLTALRDVMGVMQHHDAITGTEKQHVADDYARMLYEGFEACSANIRSVLNQLSGYREDGKFDWSYCKQANISACATTENADNTVVLLYNPLGYGSNDYVRLPVKDGQYSVLNDRGQTVPSTLVPIPSSVIDLPFRESEATHELVFQGEQVPPVGYKTYYVSKEESRDSSSTEMRQEDNVSIGNEHVSVNFDENGFMSSITVHGETHSLKQNFLYYDGALGNNEEFRNRSSGAYIFRPNGTEKAVTDVVEIQVVKSDVVQEVHQIFNEWISQVIRVYAGQEHVELEWLVGPIPIDDGVGKEIISRFESDIKSDGAFWTDSNGREMLRRVRNYRETWNLDLVEPVSGNYYPVTAKIAIEDDQSRLAVLNDRAQGGSSLVDGQLELMVHRRLLRDDAFGVGEALNETQYGAGLVARGKHWLFFGSSQKDVSPTLQAKERFLQNKVLLPSWPFVNSADNLLTLDDFLSERNLYSAIATQLPPNVNLLTLEPWKDGTVLVRFEHLFEKNEDPAYSQVVRINVRSVLFALNIESIHETTLAGNQWKADAKRLQFRAESNEISPKEQVEHVPVVQDSTDFDIELQPMEIRTFVVKRR; this is encoded by the exons ATGGCAAGTCGGTGTTTAGTGCTGGCGTTGTTGATTGTTTGTGGTGCGATTTTTGCTGTGAATGCAAACCCCACCTGGCAAAAGCACGCTCATCGGAAGCAGAATGGTTGCGGTTATGAG GGGTGTCCAGCTCCGAAGGATGGCATGATCAATGTTCACCTAGTACCGCATAGTCACGACGATGTCGGTTGGCTTAAAACTGTCGATCAGTATTATTACGGCA GTCGTAATAACATCCAGAAAGCGGGCGTGCAGTACATTCTCGACTCGGTTGTGCACGAGCTGCTGAAAGATCCGAACCGTCGCTTCATCTACGTCGAGTCGGCATTCTTCCAGAAATGGTACCTGGAACAGACGCCCGAGATGCAACGGCAGGTGCACATGTTGGTAGAGGAAGGTCGGCTAGAATTCGTCGGTGGTGCCTGGAGCATGAATGATGAGGCAGCCGTTCACTACCACAGTGTGGTGGATCAGTTTACGTGGGGCTTACGGTTCCTGAACGATACGTTTGGCGAGTGCGGACGTCCACGGATCGGTTGGCAGATTGATCCGTTCGGCCATTCGCGTGAGCAGGCGTCGCTGTTCGCGCAGATGGGCTACGATGGTCTATTTTTCGCACGGCTCGATTATCAGGACAAAAACAATCGTATGCAGACGAAAACGCCGGAAATGGTTTGGTACACTAGCAACAGCTTGGAGGAGAATGAACTGTTCACTAGCGTGCTGTACAACCATTACTCGGCACCGCCGGGCTACTGTTTCGATGTGCTGTGCAACGACGATCCGATGATTGACGATCAGCAGAGCACTGATTACAATATCAAAGCAAAG ATTGACACATTTATCACCTGGTTGGAGAAAATGGCCGAATCTTATCGTACGAACAATTTGATCCTCACCATGGGTGATGATTTCAACTACATGAACGCCGTAATGAACTTCAAAAATATGGACAAGCTTATCAA GTACACAAACGCACGGCAATCTGAGGGTTCGAAGATAAACGCATTCTACTCCACACCTTCCTGCTATGTTAAGGCGGTTCATGAAGCTGGTGTTGAACTACCGACCAAGTCTGACGATTTCTTCCCTTACGAATCCGATTATCATTCATTCTGGACGGGTTACTACACTTCTCGACCAACCCAGAAGCGTTACGAGCGAGAGGGAAACCACTTCCTGCAGGTATGCAAACAACTGTCGGCTATTGCTCCAACGAAGGAAGACTATTACGAGGCGCATCTAACTGCCCTGCGTGATGTGATGGGAGTGATGCAGCATCATGACGCGATCACCGGTACTGAGAAGCAACATGTAGCGGACGACTATGCTCGCATGCTGTACGAAGGATTTGAGGCTTGCAGTGCCAATATCCGGTCGGTTCTGAATCAACTGTCTGGATATCGCGAGGACGGCAAGTTCGATTGGAGCTACTGTAAGCAGGCAAACATCAGTGCTTGTGCAACGACCGAGAACGCGGACAATACGGTGGTATTGCTGTACAATCCTCTCGGATACGGCTCGAACGACTATGTACGACTACCGGTAAAGGATGGTCAGTATTCGGTACTAAACGATCGCGGACAGACGGTTCCATCAACGTTGGTTCCGATCCCGAGCTCTGTGATCGATCTTCCGTTCCGCGAAAGCGAGGCAACCCATGAACTTGTGTTCCAGGGAGAGCAAGTCCCTCCAGTAGGCTACAAGACGTACTATGTCTCCAAGGAAGAGTCTCGGGACTCGTCCTCTACAGAAATGCGCCAGGAAGATAATGTGAGCATTGGAAACGAGCATGTTTCGGTCAATTTCGACGAGAACGGATTCATGAGCTCGATTACTGTTCACGGAGAGACCCACTCTCTCAAGCAAAACTTCTTGTACTACGATGGAGCACTTGGAAACAATGAGGAGTTCCGCAACAGATCTTCCGGAGCGTACATCTTCCGACCAAACGGAACCGAAAAGGCCGTAACGGATGTGGTTGAGATTCAGGTGGTGAAGAGCGATGTTGTCCAGGAAGTGCATCAGATATTCAACGAGTGGATCAGTCAGGTGATTCGAGTGTATGCAGGCCAGGAGCACGTTGAGTTGGAATGGTTGGTAGGACCAATCCCGATCGATGATGGCGTAGGCAAGGAAATCATATCTCGATTTGAGTCAGACATCAAGAGCGACGGTGCGTTCTGGACGGACTCGAACGGACGAGAAATGCTTCGTCGCGTGCGTAACTATCGTGAGACCTGGAATCTAGACCTCGTTGAACCCGTGTCAGGCAACTACTACCCGGTAACTGCGAAGATCGCCATTGAAGATGATCAATCTCGATTGGCGGTACTGAACGATCGTGCCCAGGGTGGGTCCAGCCTGGTTGATGGTCAGCTTGAGCTTATGGTTCATCGTCGGCTCCTCCGTGATGACGCATTTGGTGTTGGGGAAGCACTTAACGAAACGCAGTACGGAGCAGGATTGGTTGCCCGTGGAAAGCATTGGCTCTTCTTCGGCTCGTCACAGAAAGACGTAAGTCCTACGCTGCAGGCAAAGGAACGGTTCCTACAGAACAAAGTGCTCCTGCCCAGCTGGCCATTCGTCAACTCCGCTGATAATTTGCTGACCTTAGACGATTTTCTATCGGAACGCAACCTTTACTCGGCTATCGCTACACAGCTGCCACCGAACGTGAATCTGCTGACGCTTGAACCCTGGAAGGATGGCACGGTGCTCGTCCGGTTCGAGCATCTGTTCGAGAAGAACGAAGACCCAGCTTATTCGCAAGTCGTGCGCATTAATGTGCGCAGCGTGCTGTTCGCGCTGAACATCGAAAGTATCCACGAAACTACCCTGGCGGGTAATCAGTGGAAAGCGGACGCGAAACGTTTACAATTCCGCGCGGAGTCTAATGAAATTTCGCCAAAAGAGCAGGTCGAACATGTGCCGGTGGTGCAGGACTCCACGGACTTTGACATTGAACTGCAACCGATGGAGATCAGAACGTTCGTAGTGAAGCGACGATAG
- the LOC118512493 gene encoding uncharacterized protein LOC118512493 isoform X2, producing MKSLALVTLFGICYCFNNILAVEAGRLASMKVVERLKEIEPKHAEIKYRIINFVYSAKYNLVQKTDQFYKQLFVAKEGSLDIAIDLEDELLYQLDHQPASVDRSCLSFLKTIVENNMNVAGVGYTNCVNDVERGIEKELQRAQQLLEVDESEIFYQSLLDVFEVITFRAYLGLWNSFPPGCGICEMAINRA from the exons ATGAAGTCTTTAGCGTTGGTTACTCTCTTTGGgatttgttattgttttaacaAT ATTCTGGCAGTCGAAGCAGGTCGCTTGGCGTCGATGAAGGTGGTCGAGCGTCTGAAAGAGATTGAACCGAAACATGCCGAAATTAAGTATCGCATCATTAACTTCGTGTACTCGGCGAAGTACAACTTGGTGCAAAAGACGGACCAGTTCTACAAGCAGCTGTTTGTCGCCAAGGAAGGCTCGCTCGACATTGCGATAGACCTCGAGGATGAGCTGCTATATCAGCTCGATCATCAACCGGCTTCGGTGGATCGCAGTTGTCTTAGCTTCCTGAAAACAATTGTGGAAAACAACATGAACGTGGCCGGTGTGGGATACACGAACTGTGTTAACGATGTGGAACGGGGTATAGAGAAGGAGCTGCAGCGTGCCCAACAGTTGCTCGAGGTCGATGAGTCGGAAATATTCTACCAGAGTCTGTTGGACGTTTTCGAGG TGATTACTTTTCGGGCATATTTGGGATTGTGGAACAGTTTTCCTCCAGGCTGTGGGATTTGCGAAATGGCTATCAATCGTGCTTGA